One Salinicoccus roseus genomic region harbors:
- a CDS encoding carbohydrate ABC transporter permease: MKTKNIMYWVFIAPVLAALLIVVVVPFIWGIYYSLTEWSGDMAQTPVFTGFDNYKSLMSDPTFLSALWFTFKYAIVTVIIINVVGFSLALIVTSYIKSKNLLRTIFFMPNLIGGLILGFIWQFIFTNIFNALGDAMGVEMLQGWLATPATGFWGLVILHVWQMAGYIMIIYIAYLQSIPDELLEAADMDGASYFQKLKNVVMPLVAPAFTVSMFLTLSGAFKIYDQNLSLTGGGPGGTTKMIAMDIVDTAFAMNTMGLAQAKAVIFFIIVAILSLTQVYYNKKKEVEL; encoded by the coding sequence ATGAAAACCAAAAATATCATGTACTGGGTATTCATTGCCCCGGTTCTGGCGGCACTTTTGATTGTTGTAGTCGTGCCTTTCATCTGGGGGATCTATTATTCCCTTACAGAGTGGTCAGGCGACATGGCGCAGACACCGGTGTTTACAGGATTTGATAACTACAAAAGTCTGATGTCCGACCCAACGTTCCTGAGTGCGCTCTGGTTCACTTTCAAGTATGCAATCGTGACCGTAATCATCATAAATGTCGTTGGTTTTTCACTGGCACTGATTGTAACGAGCTACATAAAATCAAAGAACCTGCTCAGGACAATCTTCTTCATGCCGAACCTGATCGGTGGTCTGATCCTCGGCTTCATCTGGCAGTTCATCTTCACGAATATCTTCAATGCCCTTGGAGACGCCATGGGTGTCGAAATGCTGCAGGGATGGCTGGCGACCCCTGCGACGGGCTTCTGGGGACTCGTCATTCTGCATGTATGGCAGATGGCCGGTTACATCATGATCATCTACATTGCATATCTGCAGAGCATCCCTGACGAATTGCTCGAGGCGGCGGATATGGATGGAGCAAGTTACTTTCAAAAGCTGAAGAATGTTGTGATGCCGCTTGTGGCTCCGGCATTCACAGTAAGTATGTTCTTGACATTGTCCGGTGCATTCAAGATCTACGATCAGAACCTCTCCCTCACCGGAGGCGGCCCTGGTGGCACTACGAAAATGATTGCCATGGATATTGTCGATACGGCATTTGCGATGAACACGATGGGACTGGCCCAAGCCAAGGCGGTCATCTTCTTCATAATCGTGGCAATTTTAAGTTTGACGCAAGTCTACTATAATAAGAAAAAAGAGGTGGAGCTGTAA
- a CDS encoding ABC transporter substrate-binding protein, with the protein MKRSKWSYAFLLALILVLGACGNSGDAGGSVSGDGEEGGDGESVTIDLYQFKVEFKEQFESLVAQYEEENPNVTINVETVGGGNDYGATLKSKIASGNEPDIFNIGGPQDYEDHKDRIAPIEDSAAVDAALEGTLDAVTVDDQVYGIPYNLEGYGLIYNKGIFEEAGINPDELTTMEDLQTAVDTLDGMKEELGLDAVFAFPGKERWVYGNHSSSSFLAPEFNDSVIEAFESDTVEFEHSEELKNYIDMQVNYSEQPVLSLDYSQQVEALYSMEKVAMIQQGNWAYPSIEQIAPEVAENSGIIPIPVAGESKMPVGVPQYWVVNSGAEDNVQQAAVDFLDYMYTSDAGKEIVLNDFNFIPAYEDYDTSQISDPLSQEIYEYSEEGNTSGWVFLGYPTGFAEETFGDNVQQYISGDITWEEAIDNSKAYWEENR; encoded by the coding sequence ATGAAGAGATCGAAGTGGAGTTATGCCTTTCTTCTTGCCCTGATTCTCGTATTGGGAGCATGCGGCAACAGTGGAGACGCTGGCGGTTCAGTTTCAGGAGACGGTGAAGAAGGTGGCGATGGTGAATCCGTAACGATTGACCTCTATCAGTTCAAAGTGGAATTCAAGGAGCAGTTCGAATCCCTCGTGGCACAATATGAAGAAGAGAATCCGAATGTGACAATCAACGTTGAAACGGTCGGTGGCGGAAACGACTACGGTGCCACATTGAAGTCGAAGATTGCATCTGGCAACGAACCGGATATCTTCAATATCGGCGGACCTCAGGACTATGAAGATCATAAGGACCGTATCGCACCAATCGAAGATTCCGCAGCAGTCGACGCAGCGCTGGAAGGTACGCTTGATGCAGTTACAGTCGATGATCAAGTTTACGGTATCCCTTACAACCTTGAAGGATACGGCCTGATCTACAACAAGGGTATTTTTGAAGAAGCAGGAATCAACCCTGATGAACTGACGACGATGGAAGATCTGCAGACAGCAGTAGATACATTGGATGGTATGAAAGAAGAACTTGGCCTGGATGCCGTCTTCGCCTTCCCGGGCAAAGAGAGATGGGTATATGGAAACCACTCCAGCAGTTCATTCCTCGCACCTGAATTCAATGACAGCGTTATCGAAGCATTCGAGTCCGACACGGTTGAGTTTGAACATTCCGAAGAACTGAAGAACTACATCGATATGCAAGTGAACTATTCCGAGCAGCCAGTATTGAGCCTCGACTATTCACAACAAGTCGAAGCCCTCTATTCCATGGAAAAGGTTGCCATGATCCAACAGGGCAACTGGGCATACCCTTCCATTGAACAGATTGCACCTGAAGTGGCTGAGAATTCCGGCATCATTCCTATTCCGGTGGCCGGCGAGTCTAAAATGCCTGTAGGCGTACCTCAGTACTGGGTAGTGAACTCCGGAGCTGAAGATAATGTTCAGCAGGCGGCTGTAGACTTCCTCGACTATATGTACACATCCGACGCAGGCAAGGAAATCGTACTGAACGACTTCAACTTCATTCCGGCATATGAGGACTATGACACAAGCCAGATCTCAGATCCATTGTCCCAGGAAATCTATGAGTATTCCGAAGAAGGCAATACAAGCGGATGGGTATTCCTTGGATATCCTACCGGTTTCGCTGAAGAGACATTCGGCGATAATGTTCAGCAGTACATTTCCGGAGATATCACATGGGAAGAAGCGATAGATAACTCCAAAGCATACTGGGAAGAGAATAGATAA
- a CDS encoding LacI family DNA-binding transcriptional regulator gives MVTIKDVAKTAGVSPSTVSRVVKDHPGISSDTKRKIRKIMQEMGYTPNVAARNLVTNKSYTIGLIVKSAVQEADSQDRCQTRIVHLLFQDTGCG, from the coding sequence ATGGTTACAATTAAAGATGTAGCAAAAACTGCTGGCGTTTCCCCTTCAACGGTTTCAAGAGTTGTAAAGGATCATCCAGGAATCAGTTCAGATACCAAAAGAAAAATACGCAAAATAATGCAGGAGATGGGGTATACGCCCAATGTTGCTGCAAGAAATCTTGTTACGAACAAGTCGTATACTATTGGTCTCATAGTAAAAAGTGCAGTACAAGAAGCTGATAGCCAGGACAGGTGTCAGACACGTATTGTACATCTTCTCTTCCAAGATACGGGATGCGGATGA
- a CDS encoding sugar ABC transporter permease → MTKKRKNLLKQIVMYTILFIMTVAIFYPLLWTFGISLNPGNNLYGANMIPENWSFTHYKWLFTDPQSMYLTWYKNTLIVAAASSFLSVVFVTLTAYAFSRYRFVGRKYGLYAFLILQMFPVLMAMVAIYILLNTIGLLDSLWGLVLVYVGGSIPMNAFLVKGYFDTIPRELDESAKMDGAGHFRIFFTIMIPLAKPIIAVVALFNFMAPFMDFILPRIVLRSPENFTLALGLYNMVNDQFANTFTRFAAGSILIAVPIAIVFLFLQRYLISGLMSGSTKG, encoded by the coding sequence ATGACTAAAAAAAGAAAAAATCTCTTAAAGCAGATTGTCATGTATACCATACTGTTCATTATGACGGTGGCGATCTTCTATCCTCTCCTTTGGACTTTTGGAATTTCATTAAATCCGGGGAATAATTTGTATGGGGCTAATATGATTCCTGAAAACTGGTCATTCACCCATTATAAATGGTTGTTTACAGACCCGCAGAGCATGTATCTGACATGGTATAAGAATACCTTGATTGTAGCAGCGGCCTCCTCTTTCCTTTCAGTGGTTTTCGTTACTTTGACTGCCTATGCCTTCTCAAGATATCGTTTTGTCGGACGTAAATACGGTCTGTATGCCTTTCTTATCCTGCAGATGTTTCCGGTATTGATGGCCATGGTGGCAATCTATATCCTCCTCAATACAATAGGACTTCTGGATTCCCTCTGGGGACTTGTTCTTGTATATGTGGGTGGATCGATTCCGATGAATGCATTTTTGGTTAAAGGTTATTTCGATACCATCCCAAGAGAGTTGGATGAATCTGCGAAAATGGATGGCGCAGGACATTTTCGTATATTCTTTACAATAATGATTCCTTTGGCCAAACCGATTATTGCAGTAGTTGCATTGTTTAATTTCATGGCACCGTTCATGGACTTTATTTTGCCGCGTATCGTTTTGAGAAGTCCAGAAAACTTCACCTTGGCATTAGGGCTTTACAATATGGTCAATGATCAATTTGCCAATACATTCACAAGATTTGCCGCAGGGTCGATCCTGATTGCAGTACCTATAGCAATCGTGTTCCTTTTCCTGCAGAGGTATTTGATTTCCGGCTTGATGTCCGGATCGACTAAAGGTTAG
- a CDS encoding sugar ABC transporter permease, whose protein sequence is MKKNPKLAAVLSILPGLGQLYNKRYAKAGGLFILFISFFAVFYNFLNIGFWGLFTLGEIPRVDDSRILLAQGIISLLVVVIAITFYIANIIDAYKDAKLINSGDFRTMRQQFRDAWDKSFPYAIVAPGLFLLIFIVVFPLLYMFFLAFTNYNLYNAPPRNVLDYIGFENFKALIEVDIWRNTFFSVFTWTIVWTLVATTLQIALALLLAIIVNHPLIKFKRLIRTILILPWAVPAFVTILIFSALFNNQFGAINNDILQPLFGLSIPWLSDPFWAKVALIMIQTWLGFPFVFALFTGVLQSISDDWYEAADMDGASGWQKFTEITFPHIMFATAPLLIMQYAGNFNNFNIIYLFNAGGPAIREQNAGGTDILISWVYKLTFETQNYNMAAAISIIIGLIVASVAAFQFSRTRAVQEEGEI, encoded by the coding sequence TCCTGGACTGGGCCAATTATACAATAAGAGGTACGCCAAAGCAGGTGGCCTCTTTATTCTCTTTATATCATTTTTTGCAGTTTTCTATAATTTCTTGAATATTGGATTCTGGGGACTTTTTACTCTTGGTGAAATTCCACGTGTAGATGATTCAAGGATTTTACTGGCACAGGGGATCATATCCCTTCTTGTAGTCGTAATAGCAATTACCTTCTATATTGCTAATATCATAGATGCGTACAAAGATGCCAAACTGATCAACAGCGGGGACTTCAGGACGATGAGGCAGCAATTCAGGGATGCATGGGATAAGAGTTTCCCTTATGCAATCGTCGCCCCTGGGCTTTTCTTACTCATCTTTATAGTGGTATTCCCACTGCTGTATATGTTCTTCCTGGCATTCACGAACTATAATCTCTATAATGCACCGCCTAGAAATGTTCTGGATTATATTGGCTTCGAGAACTTTAAGGCTTTGATTGAAGTGGACATCTGGAGGAATACTTTCTTCAGCGTCTTTACATGGACGATCGTATGGACACTCGTGGCAACAACATTACAGATCGCCCTGGCCCTACTTCTTGCAATCATCGTCAATCATCCTTTGATAAAGTTCAAAAGGCTGATACGCACTATACTTATCTTGCCATGGGCAGTGCCGGCATTTGTGACGATTCTTATTTTCTCTGCACTATTCAATAACCAGTTCGGGGCTATCAACAATGACATTCTGCAACCATTGTTCGGCCTTTCAATTCCGTGGCTATCAGATCCCTTCTGGGCAAAAGTTGCTCTGATAATGATTCAAACATGGTTAGGATTCCCATTTGTCTTTGCCTTGTTCACGGGCGTCCTTCAAAGTATATCCGACGATTGGTATGAAGCAGCTGATATGGATGGTGCGTCAGGGTGGCAGAAGTTCACTGAAATAACTTTCCCGCACATCATGTTTGCTACAGCACCGCTTCTCATAATGCAATATGCAGGGAATTTCAACAACTTCAACATCATTTATCTATTCAATGCTGGTGGACCTGCTATAAGAGAACAAAATGCTGGCGGCACCGATATTTTGATTTCATGGGTATATAAACTGACTTTCGAAACCCAGAACTATAATATGGCCGCCGCAATTTCCATCATCATTGGTCTTATTGTAGCTTCGGTGGCTGCATTCCAGTTCAGTCGTACTAGAGCAGTTCAAGAGGAAGGTGAGATATGA